Proteins encoded in a region of the Ancylobacter sp. SL191 genome:
- a CDS encoding lytic murein transglycosylase: MRYRTTVHGRRSAGGIAAVMMGLGLAGCASPDDVTGTLATPVRPAAPTAYASPAPAGYAPAPRAVAAPQPARSAPAAPAQAATHPEMTPAALARAEANFSRCIASLEPAARARGVSAAGFRRYTAGLKPDMSIMEKLQTQPEFTRTAGDYVTMLVSETRIRRGREAMAQNAAVFEAVGRSYGVDPYVVAAIWGIETNYGSARGSYPVLQATGTLACVGRRQAYFRDEFIAALRIVDKGDIPESHLRGSWAGAFGLTQFMPTAFQRDAVDFDGDGHRNVVDSVADAMGSTANKLKRGGWQAGRSWGYEVVLPARFNYAVADKNIRKPMREWWAMGVRRPEGRGMPAGDEMAYLLLPAGAQGPAFLMTDNFKAILSYNPADAYALAIGHLADRIRGGGPFVQPWPEDARALSRLERTELQQRLAARGYDVGPVDGSLGSKTRVAVREYQVSVGLPADGHPSDQVLDSLRNRGGG, translated from the coding sequence ATGCGTTATCGGACGACGGTTCATGGCCGGCGCTCGGCCGGCGGCATCGCCGCGGTGATGATGGGTCTGGGTCTTGCGGGCTGCGCCTCGCCCGACGATGTGACGGGCACGCTCGCGACCCCCGTGCGCCCTGCCGCGCCCACCGCTTATGCGAGCCCCGCGCCTGCAGGTTACGCCCCGGCGCCCCGCGCAGTGGCTGCCCCCCAGCCGGCGCGTTCCGCTCCGGCGGCGCCGGCCCAGGCCGCGACCCATCCCGAGATGACCCCGGCGGCGCTCGCGCGGGCCGAGGCGAACTTCTCCCGCTGCATTGCATCGCTGGAGCCCGCCGCCCGCGCGCGCGGCGTCTCCGCCGCCGGTTTCCGGCGCTACACCGCCGGGCTCAAGCCCGACATGAGCATCATGGAGAAGCTGCAGACGCAGCCCGAATTCACCCGCACGGCGGGCGACTATGTGACCATGCTGGTCTCCGAGACCCGCATCCGGCGCGGGCGCGAGGCGATGGCGCAGAACGCCGCCGTGTTCGAGGCGGTGGGCCGCTCCTATGGCGTCGATCCGTATGTCGTCGCCGCGATCTGGGGCATCGAGACCAATTACGGCAGCGCACGTGGCTCCTATCCTGTCCTTCAGGCGACGGGCACGCTCGCCTGCGTCGGCCGGCGGCAGGCCTATTTCCGCGATGAGTTCATCGCCGCGCTGCGCATCGTCGACAAGGGCGACATTCCCGAGAGCCATTTGCGCGGCTCCTGGGCCGGCGCCTTCGGCCTTACGCAGTTCATGCCCACCGCCTTCCAGCGCGACGCGGTGGATTTCGACGGCGACGGGCACCGCAATGTGGTGGATTCGGTCGCCGACGCCATGGGCTCGACCGCCAACAAGCTGAAGCGCGGCGGCTGGCAGGCCGGGCGCTCCTGGGGCTATGAGGTCGTGCTGCCGGCGCGCTTCAACTACGCGGTGGCCGACAAGAACATCCGCAAGCCGATGCGCGAGTGGTGGGCCATGGGCGTGCGCCGACCGGAGGGCCGGGGCATGCCGGCGGGCGACGAGATGGCCTATCTGCTGCTGCCCGCCGGGGCGCAGGGGCCGGCCTTCCTGATGACCGACAATTTCAAGGCGATCCTCAGCTACAACCCGGCGGACGCCTATGCTCTCGCCATTGGCCATCTGGCGGACCGCATCCGCGGTGGCGGGCCCTTCGTGCAGCCCTGGCCGGAGGATGCGCGCGCTCTCTCGCGGCTCGAGCGTACCGAACTCCAGCAGCGCCTCGCTGCGCGCGGCTATGATGTCGGGCCGGTGGACGGGTCGCTCGGTTCCAAGACGCGCGTGGCGGTACGCGAGTATCAGGTGAGCGTCGGCCTGCCGGCGGATGGCCATCCCTCCGACCAGGTGCTGGACAGCCTGCGCAACCGTGGCGGTGGCTAG
- a CDS encoding bleomycin resistance protein has protein sequence MSGEPSEAPSSLPPDFVWAPLVPELLVTDIAASLAFWCGLCGFAIAYAREEDRFAYLQREGAQLMLEEIGEGRHWITGPLERPFGRGLNIQIAASAVAPILGALKAAGWPLYMDVEDKWYRAGTMETGVRQFLVQDPDGYLLRFSEGLGLRPGKG, from the coding sequence ATGTCGGGCGAGCCGAGCGAGGCACCTTCCTCCCTCCCGCCCGACTTCGTATGGGCGCCCCTCGTCCCCGAGCTGCTGGTGACGGACATCGCCGCCAGCCTCGCCTTCTGGTGCGGCCTCTGCGGCTTCGCCATCGCCTATGCGCGCGAGGAGGACCGCTTCGCCTATCTCCAGCGCGAGGGCGCCCAGCTCATGCTGGAGGAGATCGGCGAGGGCCGGCACTGGATCACCGGTCCGCTTGAGCGCCCGTTCGGTCGGGGCCTCAATATCCAGATCGCGGCAAGCGCCGTCGCGCCGATCCTCGGCGCGCTCAAGGCTGCCGGCTGGCCGCTCTATATGGACGTCGAGGATAAATGGTACCGGGCCGGGACGATGGAAACCGGCGTGCGCCAGTTCCTTGTGCAGGATCCGGACGGCTATCTCCTGCGCTTCTCCGAAGGTCTCGGCCTGCGGCCCGGCAAGGGCTGA
- a CDS encoding UTP--glucose-1-phosphate uridylyltransferase → MATPIRKAILPVAGLGTRFLPATKAVPKEMLTVVDRPVVQHVVDEARAAGIEHIVFVTGRNKGVIEDHFDRQYELEATLSERGKHQILDALREETMGPGKTSFTRQQLPLGLGHAVWCARDIIGNEPFALLLPDMLHKPRNGKGCLAQMVDAYRKAGGGNHLAVYEVPPEQTDQYGIVGLGEPLSDNVHRISRMVEKPKTSVAPSNLAISGRYILQPEIFDLLATQERGAGGEIQLTDSMLKLAKKQDFYSVTFDGSIYDCGSKLGFLMANVAYALSRPDIAETFRPELDALLAQI, encoded by the coding sequence ATGGCTACTCCGATACGCAAAGCGATCCTTCCCGTCGCCGGTCTCGGCACCCGTTTCCTGCCGGCCACCAAGGCCGTGCCGAAGGAAATGCTGACGGTGGTGGATCGCCCCGTCGTCCAGCATGTGGTGGACGAGGCGCGCGCCGCCGGCATCGAGCACATCGTCTTCGTCACCGGGCGCAACAAGGGCGTCATCGAGGACCATTTCGACCGCCAGTACGAGCTGGAAGCGACGCTGTCCGAGCGCGGCAAGCATCAGATCCTCGACGCGCTGCGCGAGGAGACGATGGGCCCGGGCAAAACCAGCTTCACCCGCCAGCAGCTGCCGCTCGGCCTCGGCCATGCGGTGTGGTGCGCCCGCGATATCATCGGCAACGAGCCCTTCGCGCTGCTGCTGCCGGACATGCTGCACAAGCCGCGCAACGGCAAGGGCTGCCTGGCGCAGATGGTCGATGCTTACAGAAAAGCGGGCGGTGGCAACCACTTGGCCGTTTATGAGGTGCCGCCCGAGCAGACCGACCAGTACGGCATCGTCGGGCTGGGCGAGCCGCTGTCCGACAATGTGCACCGCATCTCCCGGATGGTGGAGAAGCCGAAGACCAGCGTGGCGCCTTCCAACCTCGCCATTTCCGGCCGCTACATCCTCCAGCCGGAGATCTTCGACCTGCTGGCCACGCAGGAGCGCGGCGCCGGCGGCGAGATCCAGCTCACCGACTCCATGCTCAAGCTGGCGAAAAAGCAGGATTTCTATAGCGTTACCTTCGACGGCTCGATCTATGACTGCGGCTCGAAGCTCGGCTTCCTGATGGCGAACGTCGCCTATGCGCTCTCGCGCCCGGACATCGCCGAGACCTTCCGTCCCGAGCTCGACGCCCTGCTGGCGCAGATCTGA
- a CDS encoding DUF459 domain-containing protein encodes MMGARRFAGILTALPLALTLAAGGLALPLLGTGPALAQSDWFRPPGNVGAPSRQAPPQQYRQAPPQQQQRQVPQRRQQGVAPQAQRRQVPEPQRQTWSPFAPLFNLFRSDQPRRMMPGRPNDYVPPPVAAPPVIAQPAEPRGTVFETVAAARADSDKIKEVVLVLGDELATPLAQGLADGFAADRETVAVAAKTQPGSGLGPASPYDWIANGRQLTATEQPNVVVVLAGLNDLTPIEDPTGRAELFDERWRGLYGRRVDDFLLGLKLAGRPVVVVGLPPVEDAAANQRNVELNALLKERVERAGLVYADVTDGFVDEDGKFMISGPDVDGQRRRLRSADGVGFTRAGGRKLAFFVDRHLDALLAQPLDPAAAAAAANPAEMRPSIILLTGGASAGARTLAGAPGTILPAATPASLPLSARPEEPEPAKALLTGAPLPVVIGRTDDFRWPAGQPAATADPLVPAAPAGALPAGPLPSAATPAGTPASGAGVGTGAP; translated from the coding sequence ATGATGGGCGCACGCCGCTTCGCTGGGATACTGACGGCGCTGCCGCTCGCCCTCACGCTGGCGGCCGGCGGCCTGGCGCTTCCGCTTCTCGGCACGGGGCCGGCGCTGGCGCAGAGCGACTGGTTCCGCCCGCCGGGCAATGTCGGCGCGCCCTCACGGCAGGCGCCGCCCCAGCAGTATCGGCAGGCGCCGCCTCAGCAGCAACAGCGGCAGGTGCCGCAGCGCCGGCAGCAGGGCGTCGCGCCGCAGGCCCAGCGCCGTCAGGTGCCGGAGCCGCAGCGCCAGACCTGGTCGCCCTTCGCCCCGCTGTTCAACCTGTTCCGTTCCGATCAGCCGCGCCGCATGATGCCGGGCCGGCCGAACGACTATGTGCCGCCGCCGGTGGCCGCGCCCCCCGTCATCGCCCAGCCCGCCGAGCCGCGCGGCACCGTGTTCGAGACAGTGGCCGCGGCGCGGGCGGATTCCGACAAAATCAAGGAAGTGGTGCTGGTGCTCGGCGACGAGCTGGCGACGCCGCTGGCGCAGGGCCTTGCCGACGGTTTCGCGGCGGATCGCGAGACGGTCGCGGTTGCCGCCAAGACGCAGCCCGGTTCCGGTCTCGGCCCCGCCAGCCCCTATGACTGGATCGCCAATGGCCGCCAGCTCACCGCGACCGAGCAGCCCAATGTCGTGGTGGTGCTCGCGGGCCTGAACGACCTTACGCCCATCGAGGATCCGACGGGGCGCGCCGAGTTGTTTGACGAGCGTTGGCGCGGTCTTTATGGCCGGCGCGTTGATGATTTCCTGCTCGGCCTGAAACTCGCCGGACGGCCTGTCGTCGTGGTTGGCCTGCCGCCGGTCGAGGATGCGGCGGCGAACCAGCGCAATGTCGAGCTCAATGCCCTGCTCAAGGAGCGGGTGGAGCGCGCCGGGCTCGTCTATGCCGATGTCACCGACGGCTTTGTCGATGAGGACGGCAAGTTCATGATCTCCGGTCCCGACGTCGACGGCCAGCGCCGGCGCCTGCGCAGCGCCGATGGCGTCGGCTTCACCCGCGCCGGCGGACGCAAGCTCGCCTTCTTCGTCGACCGCCACCTCGATGCGCTGCTGGCGCAGCCGCTCGATCCCGCTGCCGCGGCCGCCGCGGCGAACCCGGCCGAGATGCGGCCCTCTATCATCCTGCTGACCGGCGGAGCTTCCGCCGGCGCGCGCACCCTCGCCGGCGCGCCGGGCACGATACTCCCCGCCGCCACGCCGGCGTCGCTGCCGCTCTCCGCGCGCCCGGAGGAGCCGGAGCCCGCCAAGGCGCTGCTGACCGGGGCGCCGCTTCCCGTCGTCATTGGCCGGACCGATGATTTCCGCTGGCCCGCCGGCCAGCCCGCCGCGACCGCCGACCCGCTGGTGCCTGCCGCCCCGGCCGGGGCGTTGCCCGCCGGCCCGCTGCCGTCGGCGGCGACCCCCGCCGGCACGCCGGCGAGCGGGGCGGGGGTGGGAACGGGTGCGCCCTAG
- a CDS encoding glutamate synthase subunit beta → MGKVTGFLEIDRREAKYQPASDRIRHFREFTLPLPDAEVANQASRCMDCGVPFCHGPNGCPVHNQIPDWNDLVYNGNWEEAARNLHSTNNFPEFTGRICPAPCEEACTLNLEDVPVTIKTVEQAIADKAWKAGWVKPEPPSTRTGKTVAIVGSGPAGLAAAQQLARTGHDVHVFEREPKAGGLLRYGIPDFKMEKHYIDRRVAQMEAEGVTFHYGVNVGVTKPLDELLAQYDAVLMCGGSESPRNPGLPGQELEGVHYAMPYLVQQNRRIGREDVSRETPILAAGKHVVVIGGGDTASDCVGTSFRQGALSVHQLDIRAVPPLKEDKLAVWPYWPTKFRTSTSQAEGADREFAAATLSIEGKKGHVTAVKCARVDAKRQPIPGTEFLIKADLVFIALGFAHPMREGMLEQSGLGLDKRGNVAATELDYATSVPKLFAAGDMRRGQSLVVWAIREGRQAAASIDTFLMGATVLPR, encoded by the coding sequence ATGGGTAAGGTTACGGGCTTTCTCGAGATCGATCGGCGCGAGGCGAAGTATCAGCCGGCGTCCGACCGCATTCGCCATTTCCGCGAGTTCACCCTGCCGCTGCCGGATGCGGAAGTCGCCAACCAGGCCTCGCGCTGCATGGATTGCGGCGTGCCGTTCTGCCATGGGCCGAATGGCTGCCCGGTGCACAACCAGATCCCGGACTGGAACGACCTCGTCTATAACGGGAACTGGGAGGAGGCCGCGCGCAACCTCCACTCGACCAACAATTTCCCGGAGTTCACCGGCCGCATCTGCCCCGCGCCCTGCGAGGAAGCCTGTACGCTGAACCTGGAAGACGTGCCCGTCACCATCAAGACGGTCGAGCAGGCCATCGCCGACAAGGCGTGGAAGGCCGGCTGGGTAAAGCCCGAGCCGCCCTCGACCCGGACCGGAAAGACCGTCGCCATCGTCGGCTCCGGCCCGGCCGGTCTTGCCGCCGCCCAGCAGCTCGCCCGCACCGGCCATGATGTCCATGTGTTCGAGCGCGAGCCCAAGGCCGGCGGCCTGCTGCGGTACGGCATCCCGGACTTCAAGATGGAGAAGCACTACATCGACCGCCGCGTGGCGCAGATGGAGGCTGAGGGCGTCACCTTCCATTACGGGGTGAATGTCGGCGTCACCAAGCCGCTCGACGAGTTGCTCGCGCAGTATGATGCGGTGCTGATGTGCGGCGGCTCGGAATCCCCGCGCAATCCCGGCCTCCCCGGCCAGGAGCTGGAAGGCGTGCATTACGCCATGCCCTATCTGGTGCAGCAGAACCGCCGCATCGGCCGCGAGGATGTGAGCCGCGAGACCCCGATCCTCGCCGCCGGCAAGCATGTCGTGGTCATCGGCGGTGGTGACACGGCGTCGGATTGCGTCGGCACCTCCTTCCGCCAGGGCGCGCTTTCCGTTCACCAGCTCGACATCCGCGCGGTGCCCCCGCTGAAGGAAGACAAGCTGGCGGTGTGGCCGTACTGGCCGACCAAGTTCCGCACCTCCACCAGCCAGGCCGAGGGCGCCGACCGCGAATTCGCCGCCGCGACCTTGTCCATTGAGGGCAAGAAGGGCCACGTCACCGCGGTGAAGTGCGCCCGCGTCGATGCCAAGCGCCAGCCCATTCCCGGCACCGAGTTCCTCATCAAGGCGGACCTCGTCTTCATCGCGCTCGGCTTCGCGCACCCGATGCGCGAGGGGATGCTGGAGCAGTCCGGCCTCGGTCTCGACAAGCGCGGCAATGTCGCGGCGACCGAGCTCGACTACGCGACCAGCGTGCCGAAGCTGTTCGCCGCCGGCGACATGCGGCGCGGCCAGTCGCTGGTCGTCTGGGCGATCCGCGAAGGCCGGCAGGCCGCCGCCTCCATCGACACCTTCCTGATGGGCGCGACGGTTCTGCCGCGCTGA